Genomic DNA from Sporosarcina sp. ANT_H38:
AATTCGGACGTATCGATTCCACAAATTTCAACTCTTGTACGCACCATTCGCTTTTCCTCCAGATTCTGTAGATGACTGTACAAGATAGTCTGTCCGCAGTTGTCCAGAATATGCGAGAATCCACATCGCCAATTTCACCCATTATGCAATTGGATGATTCAAGCTTTCACGCAGTTCAGAGATGATTTTCTTTTCGAGTCGAGAAATATAGGACTGGGAAATTCCAAGTAGTTCTGCCACTTCTTTCTGTGTCATTTCTTCTTGTCCTGTCAAACCAAAACGGCATTCCATAATATAGCGCTCTCGTTCGTCGAGACTCGTAATCGCTTCAATCATATGCTGGCGCTCTATTTTTCTTTCGACGTCGTCAATGATAATGTGCTCATCTGTCCCAAGAATATCCGATAACAGTAATTCATTTCCATCCGCATCAGAATTTAACGGTTCATCAAAAGAAATCTCAGATCGTGTCTTGTTTGTTTTACGAAGATGCATCAGAATCTCATTTTCAATACAACGAGAAGCATAAGTAGCTAATTTGATGTTTTTGTCCGTCTTAAAAGTTTCGATTGCTTTTATAAGTCCGATAGCACCTATGCTGATGAGATCTTCAATATGTGTATTCGTGTTATCAAAACGTCGGGCAATGTAAACAACAAGACGAAGATTTTTTTCAATTAACCTGTCGCGCGCGTTCATATCGCCTTCCATAAATGCTTTTATTGTTATTGCTTCTTCTTCCCGAGTCAATGGCTTTGGAAGAGACTCATGACCTCCGATATAGTATGTGCCGCTTTTCCGTTTAAAAAAGCTGGTGATTATCGACATCCATTTTCTAAATTTAAACAACATAAGCAGTTCCCCTCTCCCTATTTAATGACTCCATTGCCGATACATGTAAGATTGCTTCCGCACCGTCAGGATAACGGCGGTCATTTTTTGTCACTACAATATAACCTGGTTGCAGTGCGTTACCTTCCGCTAATACCCATTGTTTAAATCTAAAGCCAACTGCCCAAGACTGTCCTTGTACCGTTACTAATCGAATCAACCGTATTTGTTTGTGATAGTAATCAGGAAACTCCGACATTGAAGGTGTACCCTGAGGATTCCAAGCAACCAAAGACTTCATCAAATCTTCCGGTATATGCTTCTCCAGCACCTTTAACGATACAAAATGGACAGGTGACCCCGACAATGGCTCCGTGCAGCCGTTCCCAGAATCGATGAATACATCAATCTCAACTTCCGCATCCCAAATAGAGAGAACAGAAGATGCCCGAAGCTCGGATACATGGCGTGCGGTTCTGAC
This window encodes:
- the sigE gene encoding RNA polymerase sporulation sigma factor SigE encodes the protein MLFKFRKWMSIITSFFKRKSGTYYIGGHESLPKPLTREEEAITIKAFMEGDMNARDRLIEKNLRLVVYIARRFDNTNTHIEDLISIGAIGLIKAIETFKTDKNIKLATYASRCIENEILMHLRKTNKTRSEISFDEPLNSDADGNELLLSDILGTDEHIIIDDVERKIERQHMIEAITSLDERERYIMECRFGLTGQEEMTQKEVAELLGISQSYISRLEKKIISELRESLNHPIA
- a CDS encoding sigma-E processing peptidase SpoIIGA, translating into MYGEFIVGVNMLFNYAILSFANKVGNVQAARGRLVFASFVGAVPVVIFPSSASVVIFSFICMTVCAFGKAFELWKKSATMVLVGAVFAGGLLTAFQYRIDMSSSSFTVLAYAVVAYVSLYFMRKKWLDVRTARHVSELRASSVLSIWDAEVEIDVFIDSGNGCTEPLSGSPVHFVSLKVLEKHIPEDLMKSLVAWNPQGTPSMSEFPDYYHKQIRLIRLVTVQGQSWAVGFRFKQWVLAEGNALQPGYIVVTKNDRRYPDGAEAILHVSAMESLNRERGTAYVV